Proteins from one Amycolatopsis benzoatilytica AK 16/65 genomic window:
- a CDS encoding peptidoglycan recognition protein family protein yields the protein MAFDIGHLPRRTFLRGAAGLSAAAAAGLLLPGLSQAATAPRIYSCAEWGARPPADPLTTLDHPANRVLVHHIDCPNSTDYSLQHAFQVARDDQADHIDNNGWSDTGQHFTVSRGGYTMEGRHGSLDALRSGKKIVRAAHCPGQNDNAIGIENEGTYMQVAPPKTQFDALVVFVAYVCGQYGIPVTEIKGHRDYYNTDCPGDKLYAMLPELQSRVAALLG from the coding sequence ATGGCTTTCGACATCGGACACCTGCCCCGGAGGACATTCCTGCGCGGAGCGGCCGGCTTGAGCGCTGCCGCGGCAGCGGGGCTCCTGCTGCCCGGCCTCTCGCAGGCCGCGACCGCGCCGCGCATCTACAGCTGTGCCGAATGGGGTGCGCGCCCGCCCGCGGATCCGCTCACCACGCTCGACCATCCAGCCAACCGGGTGCTCGTGCACCACATCGACTGTCCCAACAGCACCGATTACTCGCTCCAGCACGCGTTCCAGGTCGCGCGCGACGACCAAGCCGACCACATCGACAACAACGGCTGGTCTGACACCGGCCAGCACTTCACGGTCTCCCGCGGTGGCTACACGATGGAGGGTCGGCACGGCAGCCTCGACGCGCTGCGCAGCGGCAAGAAGATCGTCCGCGCGGCGCACTGTCCCGGCCAGAACGACAACGCGATCGGCATCGAGAACGAGGGCACTTACATGCAGGTCGCCCCGCCGAAAACGCAGTTCGACGCGCTGGTCGTGTTCGTCGCGTACGTCTGCGGCCAGTACGGCATCCCGGTCACGGAAATCAAGGGACACCGCGACTACTACAACACCGACTGCCCCGGCGACAAGCTGTACGCGATGCTTCCCGAGCTGCAGTCCCGGGTCGCCGCGCTGCTCGGCTGA
- a CDS encoding glutamine synthetase family protein has protein sequence MFSTRLDRERLADLGAAAAERLLRAGVDLVALSFVDNSGISRVKAVPAGKLASVAAWGVGASNSFDFFLATDSIASGAHSLGPVGDLRLHPDLDALTVLAAQPGWAWAPAWRYDQDGRAHPQDSRALTAAAVGQLAERGLSVRAAFELEWVVTDPDEVPVPGPAYGYARLSRHHDYLRKLVSALDSQRAEVEQIHPEYAAGQFELSVAAADPVRAADLAVLTKETVRRVSEACGLRASFTPKFQPGGVGNGGHVHLSLWHGDQPLCSAGNGPFQLTPAGEAFGAGILRRLPALLAVGAPSVISYLRLTPHHWAGVFTAWGCENRETQLRLIRGAAGQRSTAANWEVKCFDLTANPYLVLAGLIFAGLAGIDAEERLPPPIDVDPGSLSPDEAAAAGVVRLPTSLPDSIAAFEADDVLPKAFGEELGTTLLDVRRAEAAELGALPDAELCRVMRWLH, from the coding sequence ATGTTCTCCACGCGGCTCGACCGGGAGCGGCTCGCCGACCTCGGCGCGGCGGCGGCCGAACGGCTGCTGCGGGCGGGGGTGGACTTGGTCGCGCTGAGTTTCGTCGACAACTCGGGCATTTCGCGGGTCAAAGCGGTCCCGGCCGGAAAGCTGGCGTCGGTCGCGGCGTGGGGCGTCGGGGCGTCGAACTCGTTCGACTTCTTCCTCGCCACCGACTCGATCGCCAGCGGCGCGCACTCCCTCGGCCCGGTCGGCGACCTCCGGCTGCACCCCGACCTCGACGCGCTCACCGTCCTGGCGGCCCAGCCGGGCTGGGCGTGGGCGCCGGCATGGCGATACGACCAGGACGGACGTGCCCACCCACAGGACTCGCGCGCGCTCACCGCGGCGGCGGTCGGACAGCTCGCCGAGCGCGGGCTGAGCGTGCGGGCGGCGTTCGAGCTGGAATGGGTCGTGACTGACCCGGACGAAGTGCCAGTACCTGGCCCCGCCTACGGATACGCGCGGTTGAGCAGGCACCACGACTATCTGCGCAAGCTGGTGTCTGCTTTGGACAGTCAGCGGGCGGAGGTGGAGCAGATCCACCCGGAGTACGCGGCGGGCCAGTTCGAACTGTCGGTGGCGGCGGCTGATCCGGTGCGTGCGGCGGATTTAGCCGTACTGACAAAGGAAACCGTGCGACGGGTGTCCGAAGCGTGCGGGTTGCGCGCGTCTTTCACGCCGAAGTTCCAGCCCGGTGGCGTCGGCAACGGCGGGCACGTGCACCTGAGCCTGTGGCACGGCGACCAGCCGCTCTGCTCCGCCGGGAACGGCCCCTTCCAGCTCACCCCAGCCGGGGAAGCGTTCGGGGCGGGCATTCTCCGGCGGTTGCCCGCGCTGCTCGCGGTAGGCGCCCCGTCAGTGATCAGCTATCTGCGGTTGACGCCGCATCACTGGGCCGGCGTTTTCACCGCGTGGGGCTGCGAAAACCGCGAAACGCAGCTGCGGCTGATCCGCGGGGCGGCCGGGCAGCGCAGCACGGCGGCGAACTGGGAAGTGAAGTGCTTCGACCTCACTGCCAACCCGTACCTGGTGCTGGCCGGGCTGATCTTCGCCGGACTTGCCGGCATCGACGCGGAAGAGCGGCTGCCGCCCCCGATCGACGTCGATCCGGGTTCGCTGTCCCCGGACGAGGCCGCCGCGGCGGGAGTAGTGCGGTTGCCGACGTCGCTGCCGGATTCGATCGCCGCGTTCGAGGCGGACGACGTCTTGCCGAAAGCGTTCGGGGAGGAGCTGGGGACCACCTTGCTGGACGTCCGGCGCGCCGAAGCGGCGGAACTGGGGGCGTTGCCGGACGCGGAGTTGTGCCGAGTGATGCGCTGGTTGCATTGA
- a CDS encoding amidohydrolase family protein: MTALLDFVAELPLVDHHCHGVRISGLDRLGFEQLLTEADTVSPLGTSLFDSLIGLAVRERCAPLLDLPKHVPADEYLQRRAELGAAEVNRRFLRGTGITDYLLDGGFLPESLTATPEFAELSAARAHDIVRLEQVAEDVFRAGTTGAGFAADFAAELDRRTATAVGVKSVAAYRVGLELSGDRPGPSEVTAAAGRQLARGEPFRLADEVLHRHLIWAGLDRRLPVQFHVGYGDSDVDLHRCDPLRLTGFLRATRDLGVPVLLLHNYPFHRNAAYLAQVFEHVFADVGLITHNAGLRAPAILAETLELAPFGKLLFSTDAFGLAELYHLGAALFRQGLSDFLRAGLAADALSEVDAVRLAALAGHENATRIYRL; this comes from the coding sequence ATGACCGCACTGCTGGATTTCGTCGCCGAGCTGCCGCTGGTCGACCACCACTGCCACGGCGTGCGGATCAGCGGCCTCGACCGGCTCGGCTTCGAGCAGCTGCTCACCGAAGCGGACACTGTCTCCCCGCTCGGCACCTCGCTGTTCGACTCGCTCATCGGCCTGGCCGTGCGCGAACGCTGCGCACCGCTTCTCGACCTGCCGAAACACGTACCGGCGGACGAATACCTCCAACGCCGCGCGGAACTCGGGGCAGCCGAGGTGAACCGGCGCTTTCTCCGCGGTACCGGCATCACCGACTACCTCCTCGACGGCGGCTTCCTCCCTGAATCCCTCACCGCGACCCCCGAGTTCGCCGAGCTGTCCGCCGCTCGCGCGCACGACATCGTCCGGCTGGAACAGGTCGCCGAGGACGTTTTCCGCGCCGGAACCACCGGCGCCGGATTCGCCGCCGACTTCGCGGCCGAGCTGGACCGGCGCACTGCCACCGCGGTCGGCGTGAAGTCCGTCGCGGCCTACCGGGTCGGTCTCGAACTGTCCGGCGACCGCCCCGGCCCCAGCGAAGTGACCGCGGCCGCCGGCCGCCAGCTGGCCCGGGGCGAGCCGTTCCGGCTGGCCGACGAGGTCCTGCACCGCCACCTGATCTGGGCCGGCCTGGACCGGCGGCTGCCGGTGCAGTTCCACGTCGGCTACGGCGATTCCGATGTCGATCTGCACCGCTGCGATCCGTTGCGGCTCACCGGTTTTCTGCGCGCGACTCGCGATCTCGGCGTCCCGGTCCTGCTCCTGCACAACTACCCGTTCCACCGCAACGCCGCCTACCTCGCGCAGGTTTTCGAGCACGTCTTCGCCGATGTCGGCCTGATCACGCACAACGCGGGCCTGCGTGCTCCCGCGATCCTGGCCGAAACTCTGGAGCTGGCCCCGTTCGGGAAGCTGCTGTTCTCCACCGACGCGTTCGGCCTCGCCGAGCTGTATCACCTGGGTGCGGCGCTGTTCCGGCAAGGACTGTCCGACTTCCTGCGTGCCGGGCTCGCCGCCGACGCGCTGTCCGAAGTGGACGCGGTCCGGCTGGCGGCCTTGGCCGGACACGAAAACGCGACGAGGATCTACCGGTTATGA
- a CDS encoding M20 metallopeptidase family protein has product MNDLAQQWRAALADELPDAIELRRRIHADPRGSGDEDDTARLVAGAIGAGEGERVARTGRLIEFPSEHPGPAVALRAELDALPIVERTGVPWASANGLMHACGHDVHLAALTAVCRAARRVGLPRPLVAILQPREETSPSGALDLVESGILEDLAVDTVIGAHVQPRLPYGVVSAAPGPVNASTDEFEVVLHGQGGHAGYPQLLRDPVLAISQLVVSLQQIASRRIDPVHGAVCTIGRLRAGSAANVVPNSASAFGSLRLMRASDRDSALAVLDEIVHATARAYGCTADLRISPCEPVLVNDPALAAAAQTWLVRGDADVDVDFRSFGADDFAHYCGSGRRGLMLFVGLGETAGASSLHDEIFLPEDDAVGQVAHALLAGYLAAVSDAEYPETAVTGL; this is encoded by the coding sequence ATGAACGATCTCGCACAGCAGTGGCGCGCGGCGCTGGCCGACGAACTCCCGGATGCGATCGAGCTGCGGCGGCGGATCCACGCCGATCCCCGCGGCTCCGGCGACGAGGACGACACCGCCCGGCTGGTGGCCGGCGCGATCGGCGCCGGCGAGGGGGAACGGGTCGCGCGAACCGGACGGCTGATCGAGTTCCCGTCCGAGCACCCCGGTCCGGCCGTCGCGCTCCGCGCGGAACTCGACGCGCTGCCGATCGTCGAGCGGACTGGCGTGCCGTGGGCGTCGGCCAACGGGCTGATGCACGCCTGCGGCCACGACGTCCACCTCGCCGCGCTGACCGCGGTCTGCCGGGCCGCGCGCCGGGTCGGCCTCCCTCGGCCGCTGGTCGCGATCCTGCAGCCGCGCGAGGAAACGTCGCCGTCCGGAGCGCTGGACCTGGTCGAATCGGGCATTTTGGAAGACCTGGCAGTGGACACGGTGATCGGCGCGCACGTCCAGCCGCGGCTGCCGTACGGCGTGGTCTCGGCCGCGCCCGGCCCGGTGAACGCCTCGACCGACGAATTCGAGGTCGTGCTGCACGGGCAGGGCGGGCACGCCGGGTATCCGCAGCTGCTGCGCGACCCGGTGCTGGCGATCAGCCAGCTGGTGGTGAGCCTGCAGCAGATCGCGAGCCGCCGGATCGACCCGGTGCACGGAGCGGTCTGCACGATCGGACGGCTCCGCGCGGGCAGCGCCGCGAACGTGGTGCCGAACAGCGCGTCGGCGTTCGGTTCGCTGCGGCTGATGCGCGCCAGTGACCGGGACAGCGCGCTCGCCGTGCTCGACGAGATCGTGCACGCCACCGCCCGCGCCTATGGCTGCACCGCCGACCTGCGGATCAGTCCGTGCGAACCGGTGCTGGTGAACGATCCGGCGCTGGCCGCGGCCGCGCAGACCTGGCTGGTGCGCGGCGACGCGGACGTCGACGTCGATTTCCGGTCGTTCGGCGCGGACGATTTCGCGCACTACTGCGGCAGCGGCAGGCGAGGCCTGATGCTGTTCGTCGGCCTCGGCGAAACGGCCGGCGCCTCCAGCCTGCACGACGAGATCTTCCTGCCCGAGGACGACGCGGTCGGCCAGGTCGCGCATGCGCTGCTCGCCGGATACCTGGCCGCGGTGTCCGACGCGGAGTACCCGGAGACCGCCGTGACCGGGCTGTGA
- the lgt gene encoding prolipoprotein diacylglyceryl transferase, which produces MYSAAFLATIPSPDQGVWHLGPIPIRAYALCIIAGIIVAIWWSERRWEARGGTKGAILDVAVFAVPFGLVGGRLYHVITDPELYFTEGKNPWNAFAIWDGGLGIWGAVALGAVGALIACRRKGIPLPAVADAMAPGIITAQAIGRVGNYFNQELYGGHADLPWGLEIYQRFDPATGAPDALGGVATGHIPLPDSPVHPTFLYELIWNLLIALLVVWADRKFKLGHGRAFALYVAGYTVGRCGTELLRSDHANHILGLRVNVWVSILVFLGAMAYLILAARRGPREAPETLRGKDAVVVESTSDVAGPAAGEKQADAEETVDAGVPGENGKSEKS; this is translated from the coding sequence GTGTACTCCGCAGCATTCCTGGCCACGATCCCGAGCCCCGACCAAGGCGTCTGGCACTTGGGCCCGATCCCGATCCGGGCATACGCGCTCTGCATCATCGCCGGCATCATCGTCGCGATCTGGTGGAGCGAGCGGCGCTGGGAGGCGCGGGGCGGCACCAAGGGAGCCATCCTCGACGTCGCGGTGTTCGCGGTGCCGTTCGGCCTGGTCGGCGGCCGGCTCTACCACGTGATCACCGACCCCGAGCTGTACTTCACCGAGGGCAAGAACCCGTGGAACGCGTTCGCCATCTGGGATGGCGGGCTCGGCATCTGGGGCGCGGTCGCGCTCGGCGCGGTCGGCGCGCTGATCGCCTGCCGCCGCAAGGGGATCCCGCTGCCCGCGGTGGCCGACGCGATGGCCCCCGGCATCATCACCGCACAGGCGATCGGCCGGGTCGGCAACTACTTCAACCAGGAGCTCTACGGCGGGCACGCCGACCTGCCCTGGGGCCTGGAGATCTACCAGCGCTTCGACCCGGCCACCGGCGCGCCGGACGCACTCGGCGGCGTCGCCACCGGGCACATCCCGCTGCCGGACAGCCCGGTGCACCCGACGTTCCTGTACGAGCTGATCTGGAACCTGCTGATCGCGCTGCTGGTCGTCTGGGCGGACCGCAAGTTCAAGCTCGGCCACGGCCGTGCGTTCGCGCTCTACGTCGCCGGTTACACGGTCGGCCGCTGCGGCACCGAACTGCTGCGCAGCGACCACGCGAACCACATCCTCGGCCTGCGGGTGAACGTCTGGGTGTCGATCCTGGTGTTCCTCGGCGCGATGGCGTACCTGATCCTCGCTGCCCGGCGCGGGCCGCGGGAAGCGCCGGAGACATTGCGCGGCAAGGACGCGGTGGTCGTGGAGTCCACCTCGGACGTTGCGGGACCGGCGGCCGGGGAGAAGCAGGCCGACGCGGAGGAGACGGTCGACGCCGGGGTGCCGGGGGAGAACGGCAAGTCCGAGAAGTCCTGA